One stretch of Nicotiana tabacum cultivar K326 chromosome 18, ASM71507v2, whole genome shotgun sequence DNA includes these proteins:
- the LOC107772681 gene encoding uncharacterized protein LOC107772681 encodes MSTECTLENSDLATNNNHPNFWWPQDNNIHHPISSCNTTRSSNYLLQQQQHANHNQQSSDSSSCEEDVQNSATNNLQQYQFLLGVDDNNTSLISGETVASSDHNHLIWSQLLLSSSTSETAGGINTKNLLENNNQDAISEMSLLDGASTLISSKSCFDHNQLANDDDDDYFHPYSNLLLGRQIHINYTDNINAMEPSSHQYWRQGENGHQEVKLPRHHCGILPQVDNSCPNDINSRNFPDFNSISFGSYLSKPLMDTFNDFKPSLKTLNLAQHKKQGLQPSLTKSRGTKSTCSTLTRNGRTQEIPSEGKKRRSEDNSDINSKRQKNETSAVSSPKIQVPKVKLAEKITALQQIVSPFGKTDTASVLWETINYVRFLQEQIQILSHAYLKSNTCKERWGGFDRKDVDLRSRGLCLVPISCTPQIYRESNNGSDYLIPSYRGCLYR; translated from the exons ATGTCTACAGAATGCACTCTTGAAAACTCCGATTTAGCCACCAATAACAACCACCCCAATTTCTGGTGGCCACAAGACAATAATATCCATCATCCAATATCTTCATGCAATACTACTAGAAGCTCTAACTATTtattgcaacaacaacaacatgcaAACCATAATCAGCAGTCATCAGATTCTTCCTCTTGTGAGGAAGATGTTCAAAATAGTGCCACCAATAATCTTCAACAATATCAGTTTCTACTTGGTGTTGATGATAACAACACTTCTTTAATTTCTGGAGAAACCGTTGCGTCGTCTGATCACAATCACCTGATTTGGAGCCAACTTCTCCT AAGCAGCTCTACTAGTGAAACGGCTGGGGGGATTAATACTAAAAATCTGCTGGAGAATAACAACCAAGATGCAATTTCAGAGATGAGCTTATTAGATGGAGCATCAACCTTAATCTCCTCTAAATcttgttttgaccataatcagctggctaatgatgatgatgatgactaCTTTCATCCCTACAGTAATCTTCTTCTTGGGAGgcaaatccatattaattatacaGATAATATTAATGCTATGGAACCTAGTTCACACCAATACTGGAGACAAGGAGAAAATGGTCATCAAGAAGTGAAATTGCCTAGACATCACTGTGGAATACTGCCACAAGTGGATAACTCATGTCCTAAtgatattaattcaagaaactTTCCTGATTTTAATAGCATATCTTTTGGTAGCTATTTAAGCAAGCCATTGATGGATACTTTCAACGACTTTAAGCCAAGTCTGAAAACGTTGAATTTAGCACAACATAAAAAGCAAGGCCTCCAACCTTCTCTT accAAGTCTCGGGGTACAAAATCAACATGCAGCACGTTGACAAGAAACGGAAGAACACAAGAAATTCCAAGTGAAGGGAAAAAGAGGAGATCAGAAGATAATTCAGACATAAACTCTAAAAGGCAAAAGAATGAAACTTCGGCAGTTTCCTCTCCCAAG ATACAGGTTCCGAAAGTGAAGCTTGCAGAAAAAATCACAGCTCTCCAACAAATTGTGTCACCATTTGGAAAG ACTGATACAGCATCCGTTCTGTGGGAAACAATCAACTATGTTAGATTTTTACAAGAGCAGATACAG ATACTGAGCCATGCCTACCTGAAGAGCAATACCTGCAAG GAACGCTGGGGAGGATTTGACAGAAAAGATGTTGATCTGAGGAGTAGAGGTCTTTGTTTAGTCCCAATTTCATGTACCCCTCAAATTTATCGTGAGAGTAACAATGGATCTGACTATTTGATCCCATCATATAGAGGATGCTTGTATAGATAA